In the Puntigrus tetrazona isolate hp1 chromosome 9, ASM1883169v1, whole genome shotgun sequence genome, one interval contains:
- the itm2bb gene encoding integral membrane protein 2Bb, with protein MVKVSFNKALALKDPKKESLITGVQDPEAAVLVRSQSRVWCWCFCLGLALVLSGLVGGGAYLYRYYVPEEEQVFVCGLNYFEEEYDFDEELEVEAPLRLIEENVSFFEDDEAELIKVPLPEFADGDPAGILHDFTMKLTAYLDLNLEKCYIINLNTSVVMPPRDFQEFLANIKAGMYLPQTYLVREEMMITERLDSTSDLGYYINNMCKDKDTYRLQRRETILGMQKREALNCYKIRHFENKFVVETLICEP; from the exons ATGGTTAAAGTTTCTTTCAACAAGGCTCTCGCCTTAAAGGATCCGAAGAAGGAAAGTCTCATTACTGGTGTACAG GATCCTGAGGCAGCGGTGTTGGTGCGTTCTCAGTCTAGGGTGTGGTGCTGGTGCTTCTGTCTGGGATTGGCTCTTGTTCTGTCTGGTTTAGTGGGGGGAGGAGCCTACCTGTACAGATACTATGTGCCTGAG GAGGAGCAGGTGTTCGTCTGTGGATTGAATTACTTTGAGGAAGAATATGATTTTGATGAGGAGTTGGAGGTTGAAGCACCGCTGAGGCTGATTGAAGAGAATGTGAGCTTTTTCGAAGACGATGAGGCGGAGCTCATCAAAGTACCGCTTCCTGAGTTTGCAGACGGCGATCCAGCTGGCATCCTGCATGACTTTACCATG AAACTGACTGCTTATCTTGACCTAAATCTGGAAAAATGCTACATCATCAACCTGAACACATCTGTTGTCATGCCGCCCAGAGATTTCCAGGAGTTCCTGGCCAACATCAAG GCGGGAATGTATCTTCCCCAGACGTACCTCGTGCGAGAGGAGATGATGATTACAGAGAGGCTGGACAGCACCAGTGATCTGGGTTATTACATCAATAACATGTGCAAAGACAAAGACACGTACAGACTGCAGCGTAGAGAAACCATACTGG GTATGCAGAAACGCGAGGCTCTGAACTGCTACAAGATCCGCCATTTTGAAAACAAGTTTGTCGTGGAGACTTTGATCTGCGAGCCATGA
- the med4 gene encoding mediator of RNA polymerase II transcription subunit 4: MATAAAAAEKPTKEKLLSTLDDIEVLSRELIEMLALSRTQKMPQPGEDTDILELLVQRDKEFQELMQTAVEQGKVHGEMQALEKEVEKRDSDIQQLQKQLKEAEHILATAVYQAKEKLKSIEKARKGSISSEEIIKYAHRISASNAVCAPLNWVPGDPRRPYPTDLEMRSGILGNMSNMSTNGVNGHLPGDALAAGRLPDILTPQYPWQSADVSMGILPPHHGNDFGLEPPGHNKENEDDVEAMSTDSSSSSSDSD; this comes from the exons ATGGCGACGGCGGCGGCGGCAGCGGAGAAACCGACGAAAGAGAAGCTTCTATCCACTCTGGATGACATTGAAGTTTTATCCAG AGAGCTGATAGAGATGCTGGCGCTGTCCAGGACTCAGAAGATGCCCCAGCCTGGAGAGGACACTGAT ATACTGGAGCTGTTAGTGCAGAGAGATAAAGAGTTTCAGGAGCTCATGCAGACGGCAGTGGAGCAGGGCAAAGTGCACGGGGAGATGCAGGCGCTGGAGAAGGAAGTGGAGAAGAGAGACAGCGACATCCAGCAGCTCCAGAAACAGCTCAAAGAGGCTGAACATATCCTG GCCACTGCTGTCTACCAAGCCAAAGAGAAGCTGAAGTCTATTGAAAAGGCCAGAAAAG GGAGTATCTCTTCAGAGGAGATCATCAAATACGCTCACAGGATCAGTGCCAGTAATGCAGTGTGTGCTCCTCTCAACTGGGTTCCAG GTGACCCCCGCAGGCCGTACCCCACTGATCTGGAGATGCGCAGTGGAATACTGGGTAACATGAGCAACATGTCCACCAACGGAGTGAATGGGCACCTGCCAGGAGACGCATTGGCTGCTGGGAGATTACCAG ATATTCTAACCCCACAATATCCTTGGCAGTCAGCTGATGTTTCCATGGGGATTCTGCCTCCTCACCATGGCAACGATTTTGGCCTAGAGCCACCTGGTCATAACAAGGAAAATGAAGATGATGTCGAGGCCATGTCAACAGATTCCTCAAGCAGCAGCAGTGACTCAGACTGa